The Impatiens glandulifera chromosome 8, dImpGla2.1, whole genome shotgun sequence genome includes a window with the following:
- the LOC124911730 gene encoding putative glycerol-3-phosphate transporter 5 produces MVMEEEEEEEIIVLAPPPGLNLFPSLRPPLKTLTFHRISVLLITFLAYASFHASRKPPSIVKAVLGPQIRSENGTSSLIDEDPPGINAGWVPFNQSDGLHRLGELDLAFLLAYAVGMYFAGHIGDRMDLRIFLTIGMMGSGVLTIVFGLGFWLNIHVLWFFVLVQIICGLFQSIGWPCVVSVVGNWFGKSSKRGLIMGVWNSHTSVGNIIGSVVASSVLGSGWGWSFVLPGVFVMVIGVLVFMFLVVNPEDIGLELSGKEVEMNVEGLPLMNSEKVENEVENSDDTTVSEAIGFLEAWRLPGVAPFAFCLFFSKLVAYTFLYWLPFYIRHTAVAGVHLSNKTAGILSTIFDIGGVIGGITAGFVSDLIEARAVTSIIFLLLSIPTLIIYRIYGTISVLANISLMFLSGLLVNGPYALITTAVAADLGTQSTVKGNSRALATVTAIIDGTGSVGAALGPVLAGYVSTRGWNSVFFMLIVSISFAGLFLIRVVKNEIMEKISQGKWLFCSMLISH; encoded by the exons ATGGtcatggaggaggaggaggaggaggaaatCATAGTCTTGGCTCCTCCACCAGGCCTCAATCTCTTCCCATCTCTCAGACCTCCTCTCAAAACCCTAACCTTCCACCGAATCTCCGTTCTTCTCATCACCTTCCTCGCCTACGCCTCCTTCCACGCCTCGCGAAAGCCACCCAGCATCGTAAAAGCAGTTCTTGGCCCCCAAATCAGATCCGAAAACGGCACATCCTCACTAATCGATGAGGACCCGCCTGGAATCAACGCTGGTTGGGTTCCGTTCAACCAATCCGACGGCCTCCATCGGCTAGGCGAGCTCGATTTGGCATTCCTATTAGCTTACGCGGTCGGAATGTATTTCGCAGGTCACATCGGGGACAGAATGGATCTTCGCATTTTCCTGACGATTGGTATGATGGGAAGTGGCGTTTTGACGATTGTTTTCGGGTTAGGGTTTTGGCTAAATATTCATGTATTATGGTTCTTTGTATTAGTTCAGATTATCTGTGGATTATTTCAGTCAATTGGATGGCCATGTGTTGTTTCTGTTGTTGGGAATTGGTTTGGTAAGTCTTCCAAGAGAGGATTGATAATGGGGGTTTGGAATTCTCATACATCTGTTGGTAACATTATCGGTTCTGTGGTGGCATCCTCTGTATTGGGATCTGGTTGGGGTTGGTCATTCGTTTTGCCAGGCGTTTTCGTTATGGTTATTGGGGTTTTGGTTTTTATGTTTCTGGTTGTGAATCCTGAAGATATTGGTTTGGAGTTGTCTGGAAAAGAAGTTGAGATGAATGTTGAAGGTTTGCCATTGATGAACTCAGAAAAGGTCGAAAATGAAGTTGAGAATTCTGATGATACCACAGTTTCAGAAGCAATTGGGTTCTTGGAGGCATGGAGATTGCCTGGAGTGGCGCCATTTGCATTTTGCCTCTTCTTCTCTAAGCTTGTGGCTTACACATTCTTGTATTGGTTGCCATTCTACATTAGACACACAG CTGTTGCAGGAGTGCATTTATCTAACAAAACAGCAGGAATCCTTTCTACAATATTCGATATCGGAGGAGTAATAGGTGGCATAACAGCAGGCTTCGTGTCCGATTTAATCGAAGCTCGAGCAGTAACCTCAATCATATTCTTACTCCTCTCAATCCCCACACTTATTATCTACCGAATTTATGGAACTATCTCAGTATTGGCCAACATATCCCTAATGTTTCTCTCTGGACTGTTAGTAAACGGGCCTTACGCCCTCATTACAACAGCGGTTGCAGCCGATCTTGGGACTCAAAGTACAGTGAAAGGAAATTCGCGAGCATTGGCTACAGTGACTGCAATTATAGATGGTACTGGTTCGGTTGGGGCTGCCCTCGGGCCTGTTTTGGCGGGTTATGTTTCTACAAGAGGGTGGAATAGTGTATTCTTTATGTTGATTGTTTCAATATCGTTTGCGGGTTTGTTCTTGATTCGGGTGGTTAAGAATGAGATTATGGAGAAGATTAGCCAGGGAAAATGGCTCTTTTGTAGTATGTTGATATCTCATTGA